The following are from one region of the Segatella oris genome:
- the rpsA gene encoding 30S ribosomal protein S1, which produces MSELKNVQPLADFNWDEFENGSSANVSKQDLEKAYDETLNKIQEHQVVEGTVISLDKKEVVVNIGYKSDGIIPASEFRYNPDLKVGDKVEVYVENQEDKKGQLVLSHRKARLNKSWDKVNEALENEEIIQGYIKCRTKGGMIVDVFGIEAFLPGSQIDVHPIRDYDVFVGKTMEFKVVKINQEFRNVVVSHKALIEAELEAQKKEIISHLEKGQVLEGTVKNITSYGVFVDLGGVDGLIHITDLSWGRVSDPHEVVALDQKINVVILDFDEDKKRIALGLKQLTPHPWDALSPDLKVGDHVKGKVVVIADYGAFVEIQPGVEGLIHVSEMSWSQHLRSAQEFMHVGDEVEAVILTLDRDERKMSLGIKQLKEDPWEAIESKYPVGSKHTAKVRNFTNFGIFVELEEGVDGLIHISDLSWTKKVKHPSEFTTVGAEIDVVVLDIDKENRRLSLGHKQLEDNPWDTYETLYTPGSVHEGKITQMMDKGAVITLNEGGEGFATPKHLVKEDGSQAQLGEELPFKVIEFVKETKRIILSHSRTFEEGKDDVVAAKPARKHTAHKSDAAAQINNVAAGTSLGDLNVLADLKAKMEKGE; this is translated from the coding sequence ATGTCAGAATTAAAGAACGTACAGCCATTGGCAGACTTCAATTGGGACGAGTTTGAGAATGGTTCAAGCGCAAACGTCAGCAAGCAAGACCTTGAAAAGGCTTATGACGAAACCCTGAACAAGATTCAGGAGCATCAGGTTGTAGAGGGTACTGTTATCTCTCTCGACAAGAAAGAAGTGGTTGTTAACATCGGTTACAAGAGCGATGGTATCATTCCTGCTTCTGAATTCCGTTACAATCCAGATTTGAAGGTCGGTGACAAGGTTGAGGTTTACGTAGAAAACCAGGAAGACAAGAAAGGCCAGTTGGTTCTTTCTCACCGCAAGGCCCGTCTGAACAAGAGCTGGGACAAGGTTAACGAAGCGCTCGAGAATGAGGAAATCATTCAGGGTTACATCAAGTGTCGCACTAAAGGTGGTATGATTGTTGATGTATTCGGTATTGAGGCATTCCTCCCAGGCAGCCAGATTGACGTTCATCCTATACGCGACTACGATGTATTCGTAGGCAAAACCATGGAGTTCAAGGTTGTAAAAATCAATCAGGAATTCCGCAATGTTGTCGTTTCTCATAAGGCTTTGATTGAAGCTGAGTTGGAAGCACAGAAGAAAGAGATTATCTCTCACCTTGAGAAAGGACAGGTACTCGAGGGTACAGTCAAGAACATCACTTCTTATGGTGTATTCGTTGACCTCGGTGGTGTTGACGGACTCATTCATATTACAGACCTCTCTTGGGGCCGCGTAAGCGATCCACACGAGGTTGTTGCACTCGATCAGAAGATTAATGTCGTTATTCTTGACTTCGATGAAGATAAGAAGCGCATTGCTCTCGGCTTGAAGCAGCTCACTCCTCACCCATGGGATGCACTCAGCCCAGACCTGAAGGTAGGTGACCATGTAAAGGGTAAAGTTGTCGTTATTGCAGATTATGGTGCTTTCGTTGAAATCCAGCCAGGTGTTGAAGGTCTTATCCATGTAAGCGAAATGTCATGGAGTCAGCACTTGCGTTCAGCACAGGAGTTCATGCATGTAGGCGACGAAGTGGAAGCAGTCATTCTGACTCTCGACCGCGACGAACGCAAGATGAGCCTCGGCATCAAGCAGCTCAAGGAAGATCCATGGGAGGCTATCGAAAGCAAATATCCTGTTGGTAGCAAGCATACGGCAAAGGTTCGCAACTTCACTAACTTCGGTATCTTCGTTGAACTTGAAGAAGGTGTTGATGGTTTAATCCACATCAGCGATCTCTCTTGGACCAAGAAAGTAAAGCATCCATCTGAATTCACGACTGTTGGTGCTGAAATCGACGTTGTAGTTCTTGACATTGACAAAGAGAACCGCCGTCTGAGTCTCGGCCACAAGCAGCTTGAAGATAATCCTTGGGACACCTATGAAACACTCTACACTCCAGGTTCTGTTCATGAAGGTAAGATTACTCAGATGATGGATAAGGGTGCTGTTATCACCTTGAACGAAGGTGGTGAAGGCTTTGCTACACCTAAGCACCTTGTAAAAGAAGATGGTTCACAGGCTCAGCTTGGTGAGGAACTCCCATTCAAGGTGATTGAGTTCGTGAAAGAAACCAAGCGCATCATCCTCTCTCACAGCCGTACATTTGAAGAGGGTAAGGACGATGTTGTCGCAGCTAAGCCGGCTCGTAAGCACACAGCTCACAAGTCTGACGCTGCTGCCCAGATTAACAATGTAGCTGCAGGTACCTCTCTTGGCGACCTCAACGTACTTGCTGATCTGAAAGCTAAGATGGAAAAAGGCGAATAA
- a CDS encoding RagB/SusD family nutrient uptake outer membrane protein: MKIICQNKIAWIILSIVMMGSLCACNLDEDLASVYNADNAYVTEQNAQEGVNGIYRYLKEGTHPATFYLNDVSTDAAYKAGLDYEIMNDNNLSGNVDVARAYNGNWQMIGCANSAIDNITPMAEDKFKIAAHKKELLAEAHFMRAFAYYQLTNAFYRVPLITNGFYDAVSSPVLASVEELDTQIEQDLLIAASGLPDIWDKKNVGGEGGRPTSGAAYGYLMRLYMRKAGYLRELGKDATASWQLALNYANRVIATGRYALQPKIWDVFDPTSEKSLYNNEIIFAVRSSERVPSGSSDIALYFTPWSYNYGWDIFSIPLELYWKYDMSDERFSKLLVGEYTDVYNANKKYKVPTRTQVGTLNNENSSPIVVELGQAYTNKYFYEKAGTYNYNTPNNLILLRYADVLLCKAEILNELNGLNQASVDLLNRIRERAFGNTAHNYSLADFATQADFRSVLCDERLLEFNNEGCRRIDLIRMGLWKDRMDTYMDAIKAKIETKEHNMGLASGALSAEWSIYPKFSTTPLKRFDKRRYYPIPKVYSSKYPDLQNNRNFKEE; this comes from the coding sequence ATGAAGATTATTTGTCAAAATAAGATTGCGTGGATTATTTTATCTATTGTAATGATGGGCAGCTTGTGTGCCTGCAATTTAGATGAGGATCTGGCATCAGTGTACAATGCAGATAATGCCTATGTGACTGAGCAGAATGCCCAAGAAGGTGTAAATGGAATTTATCGCTATCTCAAGGAAGGTACGCATCCTGCAACGTTTTATCTCAATGATGTATCGACTGATGCGGCTTATAAGGCAGGATTGGACTATGAAATCATGAATGACAACAATCTTTCAGGGAACGTCGATGTTGCCCGTGCTTACAACGGCAACTGGCAGATGATAGGGTGTGCCAACTCTGCAATCGACAATATCACGCCAATGGCAGAGGATAAGTTTAAGATTGCCGCACATAAAAAGGAGCTTCTAGCCGAGGCTCATTTTATGCGGGCATTTGCTTATTATCAACTTACCAACGCTTTCTATCGAGTTCCATTGATTACGAATGGCTTTTATGATGCCGTTTCATCGCCAGTGCTGGCTTCTGTAGAGGAGCTTGATACACAGATAGAGCAAGATTTGTTGATTGCAGCATCTGGTTTACCCGACATATGGGATAAGAAAAATGTAGGTGGTGAAGGTGGAAGACCTACTTCGGGGGCTGCTTATGGCTATCTGATGCGATTATATATGCGTAAGGCAGGCTATCTGCGCGAACTGGGGAAAGATGCAACTGCAAGCTGGCAATTAGCACTAAATTATGCTAATCGTGTCATTGCAACTGGTCGGTATGCACTTCAACCCAAAATCTGGGATGTTTTTGATCCTACTTCTGAAAAGAGTTTGTACAACAATGAGATAATTTTTGCGGTGCGTTCCAGTGAGCGAGTTCCTTCGGGAAGCTCGGACATTGCTTTGTATTTCACACCATGGAGCTATAACTATGGGTGGGATATTTTTAGCATTCCTTTAGAATTGTATTGGAAATACGACATGTCCGATGAGCGCTTTTCCAAGCTCTTGGTAGGTGAATATACAGATGTGTATAATGCTAACAAAAAGTATAAAGTGCCAACTCGTACACAAGTGGGAACCCTCAACAATGAGAATAGTAGTCCTATTGTCGTGGAATTGGGACAGGCTTATACCAATAAATATTTTTATGAGAAAGCTGGAACCTATAATTATAATACGCCCAATAACTTGATTCTTTTACGTTATGCTGATGTTTTGTTATGCAAAGCCGAAATTTTGAACGAATTAAATGGGCTTAATCAGGCTTCTGTCGATTTGTTGAATCGTATTCGTGAACGTGCCTTCGGTAATACTGCCCATAATTATAGTTTGGCTGACTTTGCTACTCAGGCTGATTTTCGGTCGGTACTTTGCGACGAACGCTTGTTAGAATTCAATAATGAAGGATGTCGGCGTATTGATTTAATTCGAATGGGGCTATGGAAAGATAGAATGGATACTTATATGGATGCAATCAAAGCCAAGATTGAAACCAAAGAACATAATATGGGATTGGCTTCAGGAGCATTGAGTGCAGAGTGGTCTATCTATCCCAAGTTCTCAACAACGCCACTTAAACGTTTCGATAAACGGCGCTATTATCCTATTCCTAAGGTATACAGCAGCAAGTATCCTGATTTGCAGAACAATCGCAATTTTAAAGAAGAATAA
- the rho gene encoding transcription termination factor Rho, whose protein sequence is MYSKDELLSKDVTELAKIASELGVTFNQKDSQEDIIYAILDKQAIEEGNRNPLSAKRKRTRIVKKDTDRVYTVKGKEGENLDTKKSKSATAEQKSLFKDEEPTSEEVPNPEELLAAMPKHRGRKSKKELELIAAAEAARAKEAATESTEATAETPKQPTEEAETTNQQEEIVPEAAFSTNSPAVEDTEKNNLLEQLQAKMNDHNKDTEEAKVPINGVWEGDPADGTDFITVVDLPIEDQGVVPNFDMFDNPTTGVMPQQGGYQHSVPAQQNVERFDFSDLITANGVLEAMPDGYGFLRSSDYNYLSSPDDIYVATNIIKKYGLKTGDVIQCHVRPPHDGEKYFPLTTIDKINGRQPTEVRDRIPFEHLTPLFPEEKFTLCGDHATTNLSTRIVDLFSPIGKGQRALIVAQPKTGKTILMKDIANAIAANHPEAYLMMLLIDERPEEVTDMARTVNAEVIASTFDEPAERHVKIAGIVLEKAKRMVECGHDVVIFLDSITRLARAYNTVSPASGKVLTGGVDANALQKPKRFFGAARNIEGGGSLTIIATALIDTGSKMDEVIFEEFKGTGNMELQLDRSLSNKRIFPAVNLVASSTRRDDLLQDKTTLDRMWILRKYISDMNPIEAMNSIHDRMAHTRDNEEFLLSMNS, encoded by the coding sequence ATGTATAGCAAGGACGAATTATTATCTAAGGACGTCACCGAGCTGGCTAAGATTGCCTCCGAGTTAGGTGTCACCTTTAACCAAAAAGATAGTCAAGAAGATATCATTTACGCTATTCTGGATAAACAGGCCATAGAAGAAGGTAACAGAAATCCATTAAGCGCCAAAAGAAAACGCACAAGAATTGTGAAAAAGGATACCGATCGTGTCTATACTGTAAAAGGTAAAGAGGGCGAGAACCTCGATACAAAGAAAAGCAAGTCAGCAACTGCTGAACAGAAATCGCTTTTTAAGGACGAAGAGCCTACCTCGGAAGAAGTTCCCAACCCTGAAGAACTTCTGGCTGCTATGCCGAAACATCGTGGCAGAAAGTCGAAGAAAGAACTTGAATTAATTGCAGCAGCCGAGGCTGCACGTGCAAAAGAAGCCGCTACAGAAAGTACGGAAGCTACGGCAGAAACACCCAAACAGCCCACAGAAGAGGCAGAAACAACCAATCAACAGGAAGAAATCGTTCCCGAAGCTGCCTTTTCTACAAATTCTCCAGCTGTGGAAGATACAGAAAAGAACAATCTCCTCGAACAGCTTCAGGCCAAGATGAATGACCATAACAAGGACACTGAAGAAGCTAAGGTTCCTATCAATGGTGTATGGGAAGGCGATCCCGCTGACGGCACAGACTTCATCACGGTCGTTGATCTACCTATCGAAGATCAAGGAGTCGTTCCAAATTTCGACATGTTTGATAATCCGACAACAGGAGTAATGCCTCAACAAGGAGGCTATCAGCACTCTGTTCCTGCACAGCAGAATGTAGAACGTTTCGATTTTTCAGACCTCATCACAGCCAACGGAGTTCTCGAAGCAATGCCAGATGGCTATGGTTTCCTTCGTTCGAGTGATTATAACTATCTTTCTTCGCCCGACGATATCTATGTTGCCACGAATATCATCAAGAAATATGGACTCAAAACGGGTGATGTCATTCAATGTCATGTGCGTCCTCCTCACGATGGTGAGAAGTATTTTCCACTGACAACAATAGACAAAATCAATGGCCGTCAGCCAACAGAAGTGCGCGATCGCATTCCATTTGAACATCTGACACCACTCTTTCCTGAAGAGAAGTTCACGCTTTGTGGTGATCATGCCACCACAAACCTATCGACTCGCATCGTCGACCTCTTCTCTCCTATCGGTAAAGGACAGCGTGCCCTCATCGTAGCACAGCCTAAAACAGGTAAGACAATCTTGATGAAAGACATAGCAAATGCCATTGCCGCTAATCATCCCGAGGCCTATCTGATGATGCTACTCATTGATGAACGTCCGGAAGAAGTTACCGATATGGCTCGTACTGTCAATGCAGAAGTCATAGCGTCAACTTTTGATGAACCGGCCGAACGCCATGTAAAGATAGCCGGCATCGTACTTGAGAAGGCAAAACGCATGGTTGAATGTGGACATGATGTTGTCATCTTCCTTGATTCTATCACACGCTTGGCCCGCGCTTACAATACCGTAAGTCCTGCCAGTGGCAAGGTTCTGACGGGTGGTGTCGATGCCAACGCACTGCAAAAACCCAAGCGTTTCTTCGGTGCGGCCCGCAATATTGAGGGCGGTGGTTCATTGACGATCATTGCAACTGCACTTATTGATACAGGCAGCAAAATGGATGAAGTGATTTTCGAAGAGTTCAAAGGCACTGGTAATATGGAGCTTCAACTCGACCGTTCGCTCAGCAACAAGCGTATATTCCCTGCTGTTAACCTTGTGGCTTCAAGCACACGCCGTGATGATTTGCTCCAGGATAAGACAACACTCGACCGCATGTGGATTCTCCGCAAATATATCAGCGACATGAATCCAATAGAGGCAATGAACTCTATTCACGACCGAATGGCGCACACACGCGATAATGAAGAGTTCCTGCTATCAATGAATTCATAA
- a CDS encoding SusC/RagA family TonB-linked outer membrane protein, with protein MRKVLLLFISIFFCCSLYAQQKNLSGIVSEAESGEPLTGVSVKIKGTGKGTVTDGKGQYKIAVDVNQVLEFSFLGMTTQQIVVKSSTAERLNIVMRPDQLALEDVVVVGYGVTKKRDLAGAIMSLKPDNIQAGVVSDMSQFLKGRASGVQVRQNSLEPGGSVSVRVRGASSVSAENEPLYVIDGFQTDNMTQLNVDDIESIEILKDASTTAIYGARGANGVILITTKKGKAGQIHVEYSNSSAAKLMYDPWDLLDAGETIALERRLYEQDPTMTSSRWTAEQAKFRGKGTDWVKETTRNTITNLQQLSVSGGSDRITGYASANYLTEPGILYNTDYKRFGGRTNLSFKLSDRIRIGANLNFAQSKKKFLDMGTISSDKNIMYRIFNLEPWKNTEGYDVFGVKARRPGVFDEMNGASLNRTFTTVYAIIFAEADILPTLTVSGRYTYAYDHLKTQKYYDRSTTIGQSYGGQAFVGHEENAKHQIEEVLTWTPNLGAQHSLKLIGGTSYIHQKGWGDEVQAYGFASDVFRYRNIGAAEHLDWIGSGESVLKKASFFGRAEYIFADKYIVNASLRSDGSSVFGADYRWGVFPAGSFAWHIGDEPFMAFTKPLFSKIKLRTSYGLSGNDGIRFGLSQYQYSVRDVHISGNEAQKGMYPSNPYNHKLRWETTRQWNIGADLLMFDGRIEASFDYYIKRTKDLLSPDAIHPSGGFPNYTNPDGRRFEYTAMMLNDGEIDNRGFEFSVKSTNISTKDFVWTSMFNLSTNRSKVLRLNNGQARFQYIRPHGSYEEKEYIILKENEPLSAIYGYVFDGIIQQGEHYKPQPNSVAGDPKFKDLNNDGVIDARDRKVLGTGIPKTILGLQNTLTYRDFDFSMFWEASLGAKMLNLTRIYLEDNNRIKESMDRWTQGGRIMTDANGKTYTTEGNHSISVPRKGYTRKAEVQYGSYINSRFVENANYLKLRNIELGYTLKGSLLKLNFIKTVRLFVGAQNLVTITKYKGFDPDISTNGSSAVSQGLDLNSYPAYRTFNFGGKVTF; from the coding sequence ATGAGAAAAGTTCTTCTGTTATTCATTTCCATCTTTTTTTGTTGTTCACTTTATGCGCAGCAGAAAAATCTTAGCGGAATCGTGAGTGAGGCGGAAAGCGGTGAACCTCTCACGGGTGTTTCTGTAAAAATCAAGGGAACAGGCAAAGGTACTGTTACTGATGGCAAGGGACAATATAAGATTGCCGTGGATGTAAATCAAGTATTAGAGTTTTCGTTTCTCGGTATGACAACACAACAGATCGTAGTGAAATCCTCTACGGCTGAGCGATTAAATATCGTGATGCGCCCCGACCAATTAGCGCTTGAAGATGTGGTTGTTGTCGGCTATGGCGTGACAAAGAAACGCGACTTGGCTGGTGCAATAATGTCGTTGAAACCTGATAATATTCAGGCCGGTGTGGTGAGTGATATGTCACAGTTTCTTAAAGGTAGGGCCTCTGGTGTACAGGTGAGACAAAACTCCCTCGAACCAGGTGGTAGTGTATCGGTGCGTGTACGTGGTGCTTCTTCGGTTAGTGCAGAGAACGAGCCTTTGTATGTTATTGATGGTTTTCAAACAGACAATATGACGCAACTTAATGTTGATGATATTGAATCAATTGAAATTCTCAAGGATGCCTCTACGACAGCAATCTATGGTGCACGAGGAGCTAATGGCGTTATTCTTATTACAACAAAGAAAGGAAAAGCCGGACAAATCCATGTGGAGTATTCTAATAGTTCTGCAGCCAAACTGATGTATGATCCATGGGATTTATTGGATGCAGGTGAAACAATAGCGTTAGAGCGTCGCTTGTATGAGCAGGATCCTACGATGACCAGTAGCCGTTGGACGGCAGAGCAAGCTAAGTTTCGTGGTAAAGGTACCGATTGGGTGAAAGAAACGACGCGTAACACAATCACCAATTTGCAGCAGTTGTCTGTCTCTGGAGGTAGTGATCGGATTACAGGTTATGCTTCGGCTAACTATCTTACAGAGCCGGGCATTCTTTATAATACGGATTATAAACGGTTCGGTGGCCGTACCAATCTGTCTTTTAAGCTCAGCGACCGCATACGAATAGGAGCGAATCTCAATTTTGCGCAGTCAAAAAAGAAGTTCCTTGATATGGGAACTATCTCGTCTGATAAGAATATAATGTATCGCATATTCAATCTTGAACCCTGGAAAAATACGGAGGGGTATGATGTGTTTGGCGTGAAAGCTCGTCGTCCAGGTGTATTCGATGAAATGAATGGAGCCTCTCTCAATCGTACTTTTACCACTGTTTATGCTATCATATTTGCAGAAGCAGATATTCTGCCAACGCTGACAGTTAGTGGTCGCTACACATATGCCTATGATCATTTGAAAACGCAAAAATATTACGATCGTTCTACAACCATAGGACAATCGTATGGTGGTCAGGCATTTGTTGGGCATGAAGAAAATGCAAAACACCAAATTGAAGAAGTTCTCACTTGGACACCAAACTTAGGTGCACAGCATTCATTGAAACTTATTGGTGGTACATCCTATATTCATCAAAAGGGGTGGGGCGATGAAGTGCAAGCCTATGGATTCGCCTCTGACGTGTTCCGTTATCGCAACATTGGTGCTGCAGAACATTTGGATTGGATAGGTTCTGGTGAGTCTGTATTGAAGAAAGCCTCATTCTTTGGACGTGCTGAATATATCTTTGCTGACAAGTATATAGTTAATGCATCTTTGCGTTCTGATGGTTCTTCGGTTTTTGGTGCTGATTATCGTTGGGGTGTTTTCCCTGCAGGTTCTTTTGCTTGGCATATCGGTGACGAACCTTTTATGGCATTTACGAAACCACTATTCTCGAAAATTAAATTGCGTACAAGTTACGGACTCAGTGGTAATGATGGTATTCGATTTGGACTTTCACAGTATCAGTACTCTGTTCGTGATGTACACATTAGTGGCAATGAAGCACAAAAGGGTATGTACCCATCTAATCCTTACAACCATAAACTGCGTTGGGAAACAACTCGACAGTGGAATATTGGCGCAGACTTGTTAATGTTTGACGGACGAATTGAAGCAAGTTTTGATTATTATATCAAGCGTACAAAAGACCTCTTAAGTCCTGATGCTATTCATCCTTCAGGTGGTTTCCCCAACTATACTAATCCAGATGGACGTCGTTTCGAATATACGGCAATGATGTTGAATGATGGTGAAATTGATAATCGCGGTTTCGAATTCTCAGTTAAGTCTACCAACATCAGTACAAAGGACTTCGTATGGACTTCTATGTTTAATCTTTCGACCAATCGTAGTAAAGTGTTGAGACTCAACAATGGACAAGCTCGTTTCCAGTATATTCGCCCTCATGGTTCATATGAAGAAAAAGAATATATCATATTAAAGGAAAACGAACCGTTGAGTGCTATCTATGGGTATGTTTTCGATGGTATTATCCAGCAGGGAGAACACTATAAGCCGCAACCCAATTCTGTAGCTGGTGATCCAAAGTTCAAAGATCTCAATAATGACGGAGTCATTGATGCACGTGACCGTAAGGTGTTGGGTACAGGCATTCCTAAAACAATCTTAGGTTTACAGAACACTTTAACTTATAGGGATTTTGATTTCTCTATGTTCTGGGAGGCTTCTTTGGGAGCAAAGATGCTTAACTTAACGCGTATTTATCTTGAAGATAATAATCGTATCAAGGAATCAATGGACCGTTGGACTCAAGGTGGACGTATTATGACCGATGCAAATGGAAAGACTTATACAACAGAGGGAAATCATTCTATCTCAGTTCCACGTAAAGGTTATACTCGAAAGGCCGAGGTACAATACGGATCGTATATCAATTCACGCTTCGTAGAGAATGCCAACTATTTGAAGTTACGTAATATCGAGTTGGGCTATACCCTAAAAGGAAGTTTGCTGAAGCTTAACTTTATCAAGACCGTACGATTATTTGTCGGTGCCCAAAATTTAGTAACAATAACCAAGTACAAAGGTTTTGATCCCGACATCAGTACTAATGGCAGTAGTGCAGTTTCACAAGGATTAGATCTTAATTCATATCCTGCATACCGAACATTTAATTTTGGTGGTAAAGTAACATTCTAA
- a CDS encoding MBL fold metallo-hydrolase, giving the protein MRLTYIFHSGFVIETQSCILIFDYWLDPTGVIPKTLSTQKPVYVFASHFHEDHFTKEILEWRHEYPSITFTYILSKDILRHRRTEKTSADVWLAKGGIWNDEHIKVYATGSNDSGVSWVVEVSDRKIFHAGDLNNWYARFLNDNYESGTIVSEEFGLINPCQDEKRFLGELKDIRKITDAFDIVMFPVDARIGNGYTRGARQFIDRFNVGIFVPMHFVASGFESAWRMKEFTDEKGIVFWSIAHEGETIDIR; this is encoded by the coding sequence ATGAGACTCACCTATATCTTCCACAGCGGTTTTGTCATTGAGACCCAAAGCTGCATTCTCATCTTCGATTACTGGTTAGATCCTACAGGTGTAATTCCCAAGACCCTTTCTACCCAAAAGCCTGTCTACGTGTTTGCAAGCCATTTCCACGAAGATCACTTCACCAAAGAAATCTTGGAATGGCGGCATGAATATCCTTCAATCACCTTTACCTATATTCTCTCCAAGGATATTCTGAGGCACAGAAGGACCGAAAAGACAAGTGCTGACGTATGGTTGGCAAAGGGAGGAATATGGAACGACGAGCATATTAAAGTGTATGCCACCGGCAGTAACGACAGTGGAGTCTCATGGGTTGTAGAGGTTTCTGACAGGAAAATCTTCCATGCGGGCGACCTTAATAACTGGTATGCCCGTTTCCTTAATGACAATTATGAGAGTGGAACCATTGTCTCTGAGGAATTCGGACTGATTAATCCATGCCAAGATGAGAAACGTTTCCTCGGTGAGTTAAAAGATATTCGAAAGATTACAGACGCTTTTGATATTGTAATGTTTCCCGTTGATGCACGCATTGGCAATGGATATACACGTGGTGCCAGACAGTTCATTGACCGTTTCAATGTTGGCATCTTCGTCCCCATGCACTTTGTCGCCAGCGGATTTGAGAGTGCTTGGCGCATGAAAGAATTTACCGATGAGAAAGGAATAGTCTTTTGGTCCATAGCACATGAAGGGGAAACTATAGATATACGATAA
- a CDS encoding aryl-sulfate sulfotransferase: MKKILLWMLTAICLLSACQGEDRNSGDNTSLETFSVQLNPQNTLRADVEVNMKTATTYHIEYWEKDVPKTIQKTLPVVGNGFVKRTLVLLKPHTQYACRLVCADGKQSAVRTFTTQAAPDDIAHATLLTDDMPRELPGYLLVYMRKSPGYIYLLNAKGVPVWYESIKEGVLVANFEPRTHRLYMITKPVQNDFNEAYTGRVFKVIDLWGNTIVEKELATLPEMEGRKAHHECRPLPDGSAVLVTTVDRKFDLRAQGGSDCETVTGDGYVVIDLKGQVVKQWDCFGTLDPKTDLQIMQTREDWLHANSINYDKEGNYYMTFNRRSELWKINPTTGQVIYRVGKVGTIALPAEGWADGMHCANPAAPDDVLVLDNGRNNVHGSRALRYQVDMATRQTRLLLNCELPRQYSTPNRGNVQQISSDMLLFGMSVKNLIVFTDCSRQAHIYRILSLSHLPYRVEYIPELQY; the protein is encoded by the coding sequence ATGAAAAAAATCCTATTATGGATGCTAACTGCTATATGTCTTCTCTCTGCTTGCCAGGGAGAAGACCGAAATAGCGGCGATAATACTTCCTTAGAAACATTTAGTGTGCAATTGAATCCCCAAAATACTTTGCGCGCTGATGTCGAAGTTAACATGAAGACTGCGACGACTTATCATATCGAGTATTGGGAAAAAGACGTCCCAAAGACCATACAAAAGACACTGCCTGTAGTTGGAAATGGATTTGTGAAACGTACGCTTGTTTTGCTGAAACCTCACACGCAGTATGCTTGTCGATTGGTTTGTGCCGACGGGAAACAGTCTGCTGTGCGTACATTTACAACGCAGGCTGCACCGGATGATATTGCTCATGCAACGTTATTAACCGACGACATGCCTCGCGAGTTGCCCGGCTATCTGTTAGTTTACATGCGTAAATCGCCTGGCTATATTTATTTGCTCAATGCCAAGGGAGTTCCTGTGTGGTACGAATCTATTAAGGAAGGTGTATTGGTGGCAAATTTCGAACCGCGTACTCATAGGCTTTATATGATTACTAAACCCGTACAGAACGATTTCAACGAGGCCTATACCGGGCGTGTTTTCAAAGTGATTGATCTGTGGGGAAATACTATCGTTGAGAAGGAGCTTGCAACATTACCCGAGATGGAAGGACGGAAAGCACATCATGAATGTCGCCCTCTACCTGATGGAAGCGCAGTCTTAGTGACAACTGTCGACCGCAAATTCGACTTACGGGCGCAGGGTGGTTCCGACTGTGAGACTGTAACAGGCGATGGTTACGTCGTCATTGATTTGAAAGGGCAGGTTGTAAAGCAGTGGGACTGTTTCGGGACACTTGATCCAAAGACAGATTTGCAAATCATGCAAACCAGAGAAGATTGGCTGCATGCTAACTCTATCAACTACGATAAAGAGGGGAATTATTACATGACCTTTAACCGTCGGAGTGAATTGTGGAAGATAAACCCCACAACGGGGCAGGTAATCTATCGAGTTGGTAAGGTGGGTACTATTGCACTCCCTGCCGAAGGATGGGCTGACGGCATGCACTGTGCTAATCCTGCTGCACCAGATGATGTGTTGGTTTTAGACAATGGACGCAATAATGTACATGGTTCGCGGGCATTACGTTATCAGGTAGATATGGCAACACGGCAGACTCGACTGTTGTTGAACTGTGAACTTCCTCGTCAATACAGCACTCCCAACCGTGGAAATGTGCAGCAAATCAGCTCCGATATGCTTTTATTTGGAATGAGTGTGAAGAATTTAATCGTCTTCACAGATTGTAGCCGACAGGCACATATCTATCGTATTCTGTCGCTTTCGCATCTGCCTTATCGTGTGGAGTATATTCCTGAACTTCAATATTAG